The Halorhabdus sp. BNX81 genome includes a region encoding these proteins:
- a CDS encoding tripartite tricarboxylate transporter permease gives MFDLGVRLAFAPEATALAIVAIAGGICLGTISGLTPGLHANNFALLLAAVAPSVPAPPRLVGAAMLAAGVVHTFLDFVPALALGVPDPAMAASALPSHRLVLGGRGREALRLSALGSGLAVVFALPLAVPVTLVMLEVYPMLAARLPVVLTAIAAAVIATEPTNHARKAALLSFLVSAALGVVTLDVPADGVLPVGSMLAPLFGGLFGAPVLIDAMRGAGVPSQDGPTVRTTRKSVGGLALLGTVSGAIVGYLPGVSSAIAATLALVSAPSKYGSRGFVVTTSGVNTSNTLFALCALIAFGNPRTGVLVALDRSGAPLAWPLLVASVLIAAAVGFVLVVVVGDWYLRAVRRLDHVRLSVGVLAVLALLSGLFAGPIGVVVFAVSTLVGLIPARLGARRVSLMGVLIGPLILGV, from the coding sequence GTGTTCGACCTCGGCGTCAGACTCGCGTTCGCCCCGGAAGCCACTGCCCTCGCTATCGTGGCCATCGCCGGCGGGATCTGCCTGGGAACGATCAGCGGGCTGACGCCGGGACTGCACGCGAACAACTTCGCGTTGCTCCTCGCAGCCGTCGCGCCGAGCGTACCAGCCCCGCCGCGGCTGGTCGGGGCAGCCATGCTCGCCGCCGGCGTCGTGCATACATTTCTGGATTTCGTGCCCGCACTGGCGCTCGGCGTCCCCGATCCCGCGATGGCCGCGAGCGCGCTGCCGAGCCATCGCCTCGTCCTCGGCGGGCGTGGTCGCGAGGCGCTTCGACTTTCGGCGCTGGGGAGCGGGCTCGCTGTCGTCTTCGCGCTCCCACTCGCGGTCCCGGTGACGCTCGTCATGCTGGAAGTCTATCCCATGCTTGCCGCCCGGCTGCCGGTCGTGTTGACGGCCATCGCAGCCGCAGTCATCGCGACGGAGCCGACCAATCACGCCCGAAAGGCCGCCCTGTTGTCGTTTCTCGTCAGTGCCGCCCTTGGCGTCGTCACCCTCGACGTGCCCGCCGACGGCGTCCTTCCGGTCGGAAGCATGCTCGCGCCGCTGTTCGGCGGGTTGTTCGGCGCGCCGGTGTTGATCGACGCCATGCGTGGCGCCGGCGTCCCGAGCCAGGACGGCCCCACCGTCCGAACTACACGAAAGTCAGTCGGCGGACTCGCGCTGCTGGGCACCGTCTCGGGGGCGATCGTTGGCTACCTGCCGGGCGTCTCCAGCGCCATCGCGGCGACGCTGGCGCTCGTCAGCGCGCCGTCGAAGTACGGCAGCCGCGGGTTCGTCGTGACCACCAGCGGTGTCAATACGTCGAATACACTCTTTGCACTCTGTGCACTCATCGCCTTCGGCAATCCACGAACCGGCGTGCTCGTCGCGCTCGACCGCTCGGGCGCGCCGCTCGCGTGGCCGCTGCTCGTCGCTTCGGTTCTCATCGCGGCGGCCGTCGGTTTCGTCCTCGTCGTGGTGGTCGGCGACTGGTATCTCCGGGCAGTCAGACGGCTCGATCACGTCCGGCTGTCGGTCGGCGTGCTTGCCGTACTGGCGTTGCTCTCGGGGTTGTTCGCCGGGCCGATCGGGGTTGTCGTCTTCGCCGTCAGCACGCTGGTCGGCCTGATCCCTGCCAGATTGGGTGCCCGACGTGTCTCGCTGATGGGCGTGTTGATCGGCCCGTTGATCTTGGGCGTGTGA
- the pdxS gene encoding pyridoxal 5'-phosphate synthase lyase subunit PdxS: protein MTETDLEDLRRGTDLVKRGFAKMQKGGVIMDVVSPEQARIAEDAGAVAVMALEAVPADIRKRGGVARMADPADIQEIIDEVSIPVMGKSRIGHTKEAQILEAIGVDMVDESEVLTPADDAYHIDKRDFTTPFVCGARNLGEALRRIDEGAAMIRTKGEAGTGDVNQAVHHQRTIKGAIRQLDGMSHEEREAWAREHEAPAELVHETAEMGRLPVVNFAAGGIATPADAALMMHHECDGIFVGSGIFGAEDPEAMGRAIVEAVNNHDDPERLAEIAAGTGSGMKGDANVDLPEDEQLQGRGV, encoded by the coding sequence ATGACGGAAACCGATCTCGAAGATCTACGTCGGGGTACTGATCTCGTCAAGCGTGGCTTCGCGAAGATGCAGAAAGGCGGCGTCATCATGGACGTCGTCAGCCCGGAACAGGCCCGGATCGCCGAGGACGCCGGTGCTGTCGCCGTCATGGCCCTAGAGGCCGTCCCGGCTGACATCCGCAAGCGCGGCGGCGTCGCCCGGATGGCCGACCCGGCGGACATCCAGGAGATCATCGACGAGGTTTCGATCCCGGTGATGGGCAAGTCTCGGATCGGCCACACCAAGGAGGCCCAGATCCTCGAAGCCATCGGCGTGGACATGGTCGACGAGAGCGAGGTCCTGACGCCCGCCGACGACGCCTATCACATCGACAAGCGCGACTTCACGACCCCGTTCGTCTGCGGGGCACGGAATCTCGGCGAAGCCCTGCGCCGGATCGACGAGGGCGCGGCGATGATCCGGACCAAAGGTGAGGCCGGCACGGGCGACGTCAACCAGGCCGTCCACCACCAGCGGACGATCAAGGGTGCGATCCGGCAACTCGACGGCATGAGCCACGAGGAACGCGAGGCATGGGCACGAGAACACGAAGCCCCAGCCGAACTCGTCCACGAGACCGCCGAGATGGGTCGTCTCCCGGTCGTCAACTTCGCCGCCGGCGGGATCGCGACGCCCGCCGACGCAGCCCTGATGATGCACCACGAGTGTGACGGCATCTTCGTCGGCTCGGGCATCTTCGGCGCGGAGGACCCGGAAGCGATGGGTCGGGCGATCGTCGAAGCCGTCAACAACCACGACGACCCCGAACGGCTGGCCGAGATCGCCGCCGGAACAGGCTCCGGCATGAAGGGTGACGCCAACG